A segment of the Geoglobus ahangari genome:
TTTTTTGTTGGCGGCAAGATAAACGCGTGCTACAACTGCGTTGACAGGCATGCAGACATGAGGAACAAGGCAGCGCTGATATGGGAGGGAGAGAACGGAGAGACGAGAACTCTGACGTACTTCCAGCTCTACAGGGAGGTGAACGCGTTCAGCGCGGCCCTCAGGGAGCTGGGAGTTGAGAAGGGGTCGAGGGTTGCGATATACATGCCCAACATACCCGAGGCTGTTGTTGCGATGCTCGCCTGCGCGAGGATAGGGGCGACCCACGTGTTCATATTCGAGGGCTTCAGCGCGAGATCGGCAGGGTTCAGACTGAAGGACAGCAGATCAGAGTTCCTGATAACGGCGGACGGATACTACAGGAGGGGAGAGGTGACAAACCTCAAGGAGAAGGCGGATCAGGCCATCGAGCAGTACGGGGGAATAAAGAGCGTCGTGGTGGTCAGGAGAGCTGGAATAGACGTGGAGATGGTTGACGGGAGGGATCACTGGTACCACGAGATAACGAAGAAGGGATACACCGAGCCCGAGATTCTCGACTCGAACCACCCGCTCTTCATAATGTACACGTCCGGCTCGACAGCTGAGCCAAAGGGAGTTGTGCACTCAACAGGCGGCTACCTCGTGCACGTCTACGCCACATCCAAGCTCGTTCTCGATCTCAAGCCAAATGACATAATCTGGACGACCGCAAGCCTCGGGTGGATCACGGGCCACAGCTACGGGGTCTACGGGCCGCTTTCAGTCGGCGCAACAGTCCTCATGTACGAGGGTGCCCCGGACTACCCCGACAAGTGCAGGACGTTCGAGATCATCGAGAAGTACGGCGTCTCGGTTTTCTACACCGTCCCAACGCTCGCGAGGATGATCCTCACCTGCAAGACCGACAGCTATGACCTGAGCACCATCAGGCTGATAGGCACGGTCGGTGAGCCGATAGAGCCTGAAACATGGACGTGGCTTTACCGCGAGGTCGGAAGGGAGAGGGCACCTGTCGTCAACACCTGGTGGCAGACGGAAACTGGAGGACATGTTATCTCTCAGCTTCCCGCACTGACACCCATGAAGCCAGCATCGGTCGGGAAGGCACTTCCCGGCTTTGAGGTTGCCATACTCGACGATGGGGGGAAGCCGGTCAAACCCTTCGAAATCGGCAACCTCGTCATAAAGAGGCCGTTTCCGGGGCTGATGCTCGAGATAAGCGGTGATCCGAAAAGCTACGTCAAGTTCTACTGGAGCAAGTACGGGAAGAGGGTTTACTTTACTGGCGACTCCGCGTACATGGATGAGGAGGGTCACATATGGATTGTGGGCAGGGTTGATGACGTGCTGAACATCTCCGGCCACAGGGTGTCGCTGATCGAGATAGAGCAGGTGGCCATGGGCGTTAAGGAGGTCAGGGAGGTCTCGGCCATAGGCATACCCGACAGGGTTAAGGGGAGCGTCATAGCACTCTTCGTCGTCTCAGAGGAGGCCAGCGAGGAGGTCGGCAGGAAGATAACCGAGAAGATCGAGAGGGACATTGGAAAGATAGCCAAGCCCGGACTGATAGTCTTCGTCCCGGAGCTGCCCAAGTCGAGCGGCAAAGTTGTTAAGAGGGCCATATACGATGCGGTCGTTGGAAAGAAGAAACCGGCATTCCTCTCCAACCCGGAAGTGGCGGAGATGCTCATGAAGATAAAGCCGAGCGAGAGGGGAGTGGTAATCCTCTGAGCTTAAAAAATCTTTAAATATTCTTTCCATCTCCTCCACCCCATGGCAAAGACCATCGCAGAGAAGATATTCTCCGAGAAGAGCGGTCAGGACGCTTACGCCGGAGACATTGTCATTGCGAAGATCGACCAGATTGCCCTTCAGGATGGCACCGCTCCACTCGCGATCAGGCAGGTTAAGGCGCTCGGCCTCGAGAAGGACAGGATAAGGGGAGCGAAGATAACGCACTTCTTTGTGGATCATGCTGCACCATCCCCGAGAAAGGAGCTCAGCAATGACCAGAAGTTCATAAGGGAGTTTGCCCTTGAGGTTGGAGCGGACTTCAACAAACCCGGAGAGGGAATAATTCACCAGATAATGGTGGAAAGGTACGTCAATCCGGGTGATCTCGTCGTCGGTGCGGACAGCCACACCTGTACCTATGGCGCTTTGGGTGCATTCTCCACAGGCATGGGGTCAACGGATGTGGCCATAGCCATCGCTCTTGGAAAGAACTGGTTCAGGGTTCCGGAGACGTTCAGGATAGAGGTGAACGGCAAGCTGCCAAGAGGGGTCTATGCCAAGGATCTGATGCTCACGATCATCGGAGAGCTTGGAGTTGATGGGGCAACCTACAAGGCTCTCGAGTTCCACGGCGACACCATAGATTCCATGGAGATGGATGGGAGGCTCACGATGGCCAACATGGCCATAGAGTGCGGGGCGAAGGCAGGACTTTTCAAGAGCGATGAGGTAACGAGAAGGTTCCTCGCAGAGAGGGGGAGAGAGGAGAGGTTCAGGGAAATAAAGCCGGATGATGGGGCTGAGTACGAGAGGGAGCTGCACTTTGACGCTGGCGATCTTGAGCCCGTGGTTGCAAAGCCCCACAACGTTGACAACGTCGCTCCTGTGAGCGAGGTGGAGGGGACGCCAGTCGATCAGGTGTTTGTTGGCACGTGCACGAACGGCAGGCTGAGCGACATAGAGATTGTGGCGAGGATCCTCAAGGGCAGGAGGGTTGCAGAGAACGTGAGGCTCATAGTCGGCCCGGCGAGCAGGGAGGTATACCTGAAAGCCGACGAGCTCGGTTACCTGAAGACAATTGTCGAGGCCGGTGGGCTCATCATACCTCCCGGCTGCGGGCCGTGTGTCGGAATCCACATGGGAATCCTCGCCGACGGGGAGGTGTGCATCTCCACCCAGAACAGGAACTTCAAGGGAAGGATGGGTAACCCAGAGGCTGAGATCTACCTCTCCTCACCCGCAACTGCTGCAGCGAGTGCGATTGAGGGCAGGATAAGTGACCCGAGAAAGTACCTCTGAACTCCTTTTCCTAAGCTTTTTATTTAGAGAGATTTTGCTGAGTAGCGATGGACATACTTCAGGAGATCAAGAGACTCGAGGAAGAGATCAGGAAGACGCCCTACAACAAGGCCACGGAGCACCACATTGGCAGGCTGAAGGCCAAGCTCGCGAGGCTGAAGGGGGAGGCTGAGAAGCAGAGGAAGAAGACCGGAGGAGAGCAGTTCGCCATAAAGAAGGAGGGCGACGCGACAGTTGTCCTCGTCGGTTATCCGTCTGTGGGCAAGTCCACGATCCTGAACGCCCTTACCGGTGCTAAGAGCGAGGTTGGTGACTACGACTTCACCACGCTAAAACCCGTTCCGGGAATGCTCGAGTACAAGGGAGCCAGAATTCAGATTGTTGACGTTCCCGGGCTTATGGAGGGGGCGTCGAAGGGCAGGGGAAGGGGTAGGGAGATACTTGCGGCGATAAGGAACGCTGACCTGATAGTCATCGTCGTTGACGTCTTCACGCTCCACAATGTGGATGTGCTCAAGAGAGAGCTCTATGAAGGGGGAATAAGGCTCGATGAGAGACCTCCAGAGGTAATCATAAAAAAGAGGGCGACTGGCGGTCTGAATGTGAAGTCCACAGTTCCGCTCTCCCTTGACGAGGAAACGATCAAGGGTATCCTGAGGGAGTACAAGATACACAACGGAGACGTGCTGATAAGGGAGGACATAACCATAGACAGGCTGATAGATGCGATTCTCGGAAACAGGGTCTACATTCCTTCAATAACTGTGGTGAACAAGATCGATCTCTACCCGGACGTCGAGATTCCGGACAAGGCGATACCCATATCTGCGGAGAAGGGGACGAACCTTGATGTTCTCGTGGAGGAGATCTACAGGAAGCTGGACTTCATAAGAGTTTTCCTGAAGCCGCCGGGAGGGAAGGTTGAGGAGGAGCCAATGATCCTCAGAAGGGGGGCAAGGGTGGAGGACGTGTGCAGGAAGCTGCACAGGGACATGGTGGAGAACTTCAAGTACGCCAAGGTGTGGGGGAAGAGTGTTAAGTTCGACGGTCAGAGGGTGGGAATCGACCACCAGCTTGAGGACGGAGACGTCCTGACAATTTACGCAAAATAAAATGGATTACTCAATCTTTATTACCTTCCTCTCCTTGCTCGTCTTCGGAATCTCTATCTCGAGCACGCCGTTGTTGTACCTCGCCTTTATCTTGTCCTCATCAACTTCAGCAGGCAGTGAGATTCTCCTGTAGACCTCTCCGTACCTCCTCTCTCTCCTTATGTAGTTCCTGCTCCTGTCCTCCTTCTCTTCCTTTCTCTCAGCCCTGATTATCAGGTCGCCATCCTCGATGTAAACGTTGATGTCGCTCTTGTCGAAGCCGGGAAGATCGGCGACGATCCTTATCCTATCCTCCTCCTCAATCACATCAACGGGCATGTCAAGCTCAACTCCTGCAGTAAGGCTCATCCTGTCGAACTCGTCGAGCAGCCTCGCCATCCTTTCCTGCATCCTCCTGAGTTCCTCGAACGGGTCGAATACCCTCATTTCACATCACCTCCTTAACCTGTTTTTCCTAACTTTTAGTTAGTGAAATTGATATTTAAGATTTTCTCTGATGCGATCCTGAGCTGAAGAAAAGGATGAGTTCTGACGCTGTGCAGCATCGGCTTCATATTCGATCAAATTATATACATGCTCCGCCATGATTCAGGTATGGAGCGCTCCCTTTTCGGCACGAACGGTGTCAGAGGCATAGCCAATGAGGAGCTCACGGCTGAGCTTGCCCTCGACCTCGGCAGAACAATCGCCTCGCTGAGGCCGGGGCTGATAGCGGTGGGGATGGATGCGAGGATATCCTCTCCAATGCTCAAATCGGCCGTTCTGGCAGGAATAATGTCCTCTGGAAGTGATGCAGTTGACGTTGGCATCACCCCAACTCCAGCCCTGCAGTATTACGTAAAAGTCTCCAAGGCCAACGCAGGAGTCATAGTTACCGCGAGCCACAACCCGAGGGAGTACAACGGAATCAAGTTTGTGAGCCATGATGGTGTCGAGTTCTCGAGGGAGGAGGACGCTGAAGCTGAGAGGACTCTGCTCAGCAAGAAGTTCAGAAGAGCCGGGTGGAATGAGGTTGGCAGGGTTTTTGAGGATGATGCGAACAGAGTGTATGTTGAGGGGATTCTGGAGAAGGTCAATGCTGACGCAATTTCTGAGAAGGGTTTCAGGGTGGTTGTTGACTGCGGAAATGGGGCGGCATCGTTCACAAGCCCCGAAATTCTGAAGAGGCTGGACTGCGAGATGTACACGATAAACTGCTACCCGGACGGAAGATTTCCCGCGAGGCTCTCAGAGCCTGTTGAGGAGAATGTAAAGGAGCTGATGGATGTCGTTAGGGCCGTGAAGGCAGATATCGGGGTAGCCCACGATGGCGACGCTGACAGGGCGACATTTGTTGACGAGAAAGGAAACTTTGTGAGCGAGGACGTCATGCTGGCGCTGATGGCCAAGCACTATATGGAGAAAAATGGAGGAGGTATAGTCGTAACTCCGGTGAGCACATCCAAGTGCGTTGAGGATGCTGTCGTGGAGGCCGGTGGAGAGGTGATCTACACCGAAGTGGGATCGCCTGTGGTTGCCAAGGTCATGAAGGAGACGAAAGCCGTATTTGGTGGAGAGGGGAACGGTGGGCTAATCTTCCCGGAACACCTCCTGGCGAGAGACGGAGGAATGAGCCTTGCGAAGGTGCTCGAGCTAATGGCCGAGGAGAACAAGCCACTTTCCGAACTTGCAAAGGACATCCCGCGCTACTTCACCCTGAAAACGAAGGTGGAGTGCAGGGACAAGAAGAAGCTGCTTGAAGGGCTTAAAGCCGAGTTTGAGGACGCGAACTTCACAGACGGTGCGAGGGTAGACTTTGAGGACGGATGGCTGCTGATAAGGCCGTCAGGCACAGAGCCGATAGCGAGGATTTTTGCTGAGGCGAGGAGCGAGAAGAGGGCAAAGGAGCTTCTCGAGCTGGGGCTGGAAAAGGTCAGGAAAATTCTTGGGAGTTAGCACTCCAAATACTTTTTTATTGCTGCAAGGAGCTTCCTCCTTGTGAATGGCTTCTCTATCATCTCCAGAGCTCCGGCCGCTATCAGATCCTTGCCCTTGGTTTTTGAGAACGCCGTGACGCCGATGATCTTGGCGTTTGGATCGAGCCTGAGTATCTCCTTGGTAGCCTCGATCCCGTCCATCACTGGCATCTCTATGTCCATCAGGACTATGTCCGGCTTTGCGAACCTGTAGAGATCGACCGCCTCTCGGCCGTTTCTCGCCGTCAAAACTTGGCAATTGTTGCCGTTGAGCATGAGCTTGACAACGTCCAGAACAGCCGGGTCGTCTTCCACCACCAGTATCTTGTACCTGCTCATGCGACACCCCTCAATAATCATTCTCCTCATCATTATATAAACGTTGTCCTTTCAGTGGATAACGTTAAATGCAGAAGAGACATGTTATTTTAGAGCACACTTTTCGGAGGTGGTAGCGGTGAAGGTAACCTGGCTCGGACACGCGTGTTTTGTGCTGGAAGGAAGCAAGACTGTAGTCATAGACCCGTTCCTCGTGGGGAACCCCCTCGCACCCGTCAAGCCCGGGGATCTCAAGGCAGATGTCGTACTGGTGACGCACGGTCACGGGGACCATCTCGGGGATGCGGTAGAAATCGCAAGGAACAATGACTGTCCGGTTGTGGCAATTCACGAGCTCTCGAGGATTCTCTCGTCCAAGGGTGTTGAGGCAGTCGGGATGAACATAGGCGGAACGGCGAAGGTATCTGGCGTTTCCGTCACAATGGTCAAGGCGTTCCACTCTGCAGATGTTGAGGAGGACGGGGGAATAATCTCCGCCGGAGACCCAGCTGGCTTTGTAGTTGAGATGGATGGGGTCAGGGTGTACCACTGCGGGGACACAGATGTATTCATGGACATGCAGCTGATCGGAGAGCTATACTCCCCAGACGTTATGCTCGTCCCGATAGGTGGGTGGTACACCATGGGCATAAGGGAGGCCGTGAAAGCGGTTGAGCTCGTGAAGCCCAAATACGTGGTGCCCATGCACTACAACACGTTCCCTGTAATCGAGACTGACCCAGAGGAGTTCAAAAAGGCGGTTGAGGAGAGGGTTGAAGGGGTTGAAGTGAAAATCCTCAGGCCCGGAGAGTCCCTGGAGGTTCAGTAACCCCTCCTTCTTTTTCCGAGCTTGCCCGGCTGGACTATTCCCATGTTCTTTGCGCACTTGGGGCAGTAATGCATCTTCTGCTGGAAGGTGTGTATGTTCTTCCTGCCGATCATCCTCTCGAGCTCTGGATCGAGCCTGAATCCTCTGTAGGCGACAAACGTCTTGAATCGCGGCACCTTCCTACCGCACCCGTCGCACCTTATGATGTAGTCCTTACCCCTCGAACTGCTCTGCTTGTACTCCCTCTTGTAGGGAGCCTTCATGATTAAACATTGACTTCAGAAAAATGTAAATGTTGCGCTCACTTGTAGTGCTGGGGCTGGGGGTGGATCTCCCTTACAAGCTCGTAGTCGAACACGTCCCTCTCGCTAAGCCTCGAGCTTATGTATCCGAGCCTCTCCATCTCTCTGGAGAGCGAAATAGCACTTCTAACATACTCTTCTGGCAAAGAAGAGCAATACTTTGGACTGAGCTTGAGAATCCTCTCAACCACATCTTTCCCGAGCTCTCCTCTGAGGTACCTCTCGAGCAGGGATGCAGAGTGGTCTGGGGCCTCTCTCAGGATGTTGCTCGCCCACTCGTGCTTTATCAGGAAGTCCTTGATGCTCTCGAAGTTGTCCTCCAAGTATTTCCTTCTCACGACGATGCCGTAGTTAGGGTTCCACGGCCACACGCTCTCCATGTCCACCGCAAGCCTTGCCCCGTACCTCATGGTCAGGACTGCGAGGTTCGGTGTTCCGCACGCAAAGTCGAGCTTCCCGTCTATGAAATCATCAAATACCATCTCCGCCCATGGGTAGTTTACAACCTCAAAGTCCACGTGTTCCAGATAGCTCCTGAGAATAACATCGTGGATGCTCCCTCTCGATGGGACACCCACCCTTTTCCCCTCAAGGCAATCTGGAAACGCTCCGCATTCCCTTCCTACTATTGCCGTCCCCTCCACGTGACCTCCGGCTATGCAGACCATGTCCAGACCCCTGTCGATTCCCAGAATCGCCGGGGTCAGTCCCACGTACGCGAGGTCAATCTCCCCGCGCTCCATCGCGTTGATTATCGCCACACCGGTGCCGAAAATTCTCCACTCGGCTTTAACCACGTTCTCGATTCTCAGCATGTGTGATGTGTGGTAGAGGGTTGAGAGATATCCGATCCTCATCTGATTGCCTCCATGAACCTCTCCTTTATCTCAACGGGCTTCATGGGTATCACACCCACCCTCGCGTTTCCGGGCTTGGCGAGCGCGTGGATGAACACGCTCTCATCTTGTCCCATGGCGCTTATTATCTCTTCCGGAGTTGAAGCGCGGGTCACCTTCAGACCTGCAGCAAGCCCGAGCATTGTGAGGTCTGCCTTGACAGTCGCCGTCTTCTGGTTTCCGGTGCTTCCGTAAGCCGAGTTATCTATTGCTATGATCTTGAGCCCCTTCTCCGAGAGAAGGCCTGCAGTGAAGATGGTCGATGGGTTCATAAGTATCGAGCCGTCTCCGTCCAGCGACACCACCTCCCTCCCTGTCAGGTTAAGCCCGAGGGCGATTGAGGTGGCGAGGCCCATGCTTCCGAGCATGTAGAAGTTGGTCGGCTGGTCGAGAACCGAGTAGAGCTCTCTGCTCGGGTACCCTATGTTGGACACGACTATCTTCCCTTCCAAATGCTCCTTGATTCCCTCAATTATCTCGAACCTCGTGTACCTCGCCCTTCCACCGCTCACATTGACGCGAACATCCCCGAACTCTCTCGGCTCAAACTCGACATCATCTGCGGGACTCCAGATATCGGGCCTTAGCAGAACTGCAGTTATCCTCGCCTCCTCGTAGGCGGATGAGACAAGGTTCTCGAGGTCGCTGAGGTTCTTTCCAGAGAAGATCGCGTACTCTATGTCGAGGGCATCGAGCAGTTTTGGTAGTTTTTCTCCCATCGGAACCTGAGCCGGAATTTTCTCTCCAAAAACCCCCCTCCAGCTTATCAGGAGTGGCAGTGGGAGGGCGTAGGTTCTTGTGAGGCTCATCAGCGCGTTCACCATGTTTCCAAACCCTGACGACTGCACGAGGATGGCCGGCCTTCTACCGCCCATGAACAACCCTGCCGCTATGCCGACCCCTTCCTCCTCTCTCGCAAGGGGCACTGGCCTGAATGTTCTGGTGAGGACGCTTATCAGGAGTTTAACCCTCTCGCAGGGGAGGTACAGGATGTCGGTTATGCCAGCACGCCTTAGAACTCTGGCGACATCATCTTCTATCATCCTATCAGCTCCAGATCCTCAGGACTTTCAACCCTGTAGTCTGGATCTGCCCTTCTGACTTTATAGTCTTTCTTCAGCCTGTCGAGGCCAGACCCGGTTATGTTTACGGCCACAACTCCGTCAAGCTCGATCTTCTCGAGGGCTGCAAGTGTAACTTCGGCCGCGGGAAACGGCTGAATTCCGAACGATCTCTTGAACTTCTTTCCAGCTCTTCTCGCCTCACTCTCTGAGACCCTGACCGCCTGTCCTCCACTCTCAGTCAGAACATCGTAAAGCCCACCCCTCTGGGAGTACAGGGGGCTTTTGTTCGAGAGAACCTTGGCATAGAGAACCTCGAGTGGATCAAGGCTGTATTCCGGAACGATCCGGCTTTTGCTCGCCCATGCGTCTGCAACCGGAGTGAACGGCTCGTTCTGCACCACCACGATTCTCGCACTCACATTCATCCTCTCCAGTCCATCGTGGAATGCTATCGCTCCCGTACCACTGCCAACGGACTGGATGTAGAGGTCAGGTGGGCCAGCCTTTTCCATAAACGAGTATGCGAGGGTGGACAGAGCATCACGTCTTGCAAAACTCTTTCCTCCGCCCTCGTAAACTACATCGCCTTTGCGCTCTGAAAAAGCCCTCGCAAGCTCCATGGCCATATCATACCCGCCACTGACCCTGATCAGCGTGACGTTCTCGCTTCTCTCAACCTCGAACACGCACTCGAAGACTTTCTCGGGCACGAAGAGATAAACATGGACATCTGGAGTGTACTTTGCCAGCTCCATGAACGCATTGGCCGTGTTGCCAACTGAGGCGAGAGATACGTTCACTCTCCTCTCCTCAGCATATTTGAGGGACACTATGGTTTCAAGCTCCTTGAAGGTGCAGGTCTTCATCTCCACACCGAGTTCCGGGGCGTAGCCATGGAGTATGAAGTGTATTTCGGCTCCATACTCCTCGGAGTATTCCTCACTTCTGACTATTGCCGGATATTCTCTATAACCCTCTACCGCACCCGTCACCGGCAGATGACTGAGGTACCTCCACAGTCCGTCGCCTGACCACTCATTTTTCCCCTTGTACTCCGTTTTCACTATGGAATCGCATCCATTTGGGCAGGAGAATGTGAATCCGCGGTCTTCAAACTTCTGACCGCATTCAGGACAGTAAAGCTCGTACTTCATTAGCTTTCATTCGCTTCTGGTGTTTTTAAGACCTTTGCGAAAGCTCCTCTCCTTTGCAACCTCTGTTTCATCGCTCACAATTTTATTGGGTTGATTTTGTGCACCATATTTTAATATTCTTCTATTTATACTTCTAAATCTATTAATAATTTTGTTGAAATATTTTTATATATTTAATTCTAAAGTTCGCTTTAGGATATAATAGTATTGCAAATTCTTTATTAAAATTTTATAATACTAAAATTTCAAGTTATTTCAATTTATTAATAATAGGTTATTTTAATACTCCTATTTTAATCAGAGTGTGACACTTCTATTCCACATTTTTTGTGATAAAATTTTAGCAAAACGTGATGATTCTCGACTCTCGAGCATGAATGTGTAGTTACCCCCCCTTGAACACGCCGTGGTTACTGTATTCTTACAATTATTGGAACAGCTGAATCCCCAAACCCACCAAAATTCGGATTGCCTAAATTTTGGCTATTACAGCTTTTTTGGAATAATTTTTTGAGACAATATTTATAAAATTAGAACGAGATAATATTGACTAATTAATGTTTAAGAGAATAATTATAAAACTAATAGTTTTTTAAATTTTAATATTACAAAATTAATAAATTTGATTTGATATTGAGAAAATGAATTAATGTTAATTATTTTATTAAACTCAAATAATATTTGCAATTTCATCAAAATAAGCAAATGTGAGCGATTGCTAAAACCCCTAAGATAGTCAATTCAACAGTTCTTTTGTGAGTGAACACCCATTGCACTTGGGGCACCCTGAGCCGAATTCTGGGACATCTATTCCCAGATCTTCCAGCGCAACTTTAAGTGAGTTTGCGAGTGAAACGTGGTAGTTCACATCCGGTCTTGGAAGGTTTGACGCCGGAGGAGGCCTGAAGGGGGCGATGAAGGGGTAAACTGCGTGGCTGAGCATTGTTTTGACTCCTCTGATGATGCTGTCAGGGGACTCACCCAAGCCCGTGAGTAGCCAAGACGAGACGTTCCACTCACCAAAAACATCAACGGCAATCTTCCAGGACTTCAGGTACTCATCGAGTCCGGGCTTTCCCGGAACAACCTTCTCTCTCAACACTGGGTCGAAGGACTCCACGTGAATCCCGATCGTGTCAGCACCACTTTCGTACAGCATTTCTATGTATTTTCTCTCAGCAGGCTCGATCTGAACGTGAATCTGGATGTCGACCTCCCTTTTAATTGCTCTGACAGCCGATGCGAGGGAGAGAGCACCTTTGTCCCTTAGGTTCGTAGTCCCGGTTGTGAGTGTGAGATGCCTGCTTCTGTCTTCTTCGTAGGCCAGCTTTACCGCCTGAGCGAGCAGCTCGAGATCTTTGTCAACCACAGCGTTTTTCAAGTTGTCCTGAATGTTGCAGAACGAGCATTTCTTGCCAGTCTCCCAGTGAACACATCTCCTCGACACAGCAGACACGAGGGTGTCGTATCCGTCGAGAGCGACGAGCTTTCCAGCAGGAACTCCGCCGACTTTTTTGTGGTAGTAATCGGCTTTCGGGAACTCGACAGCTCCTACTTTTTCATCCCCTCTGAACAGAATGTACTCTCCCTCTACATTTTCGATGTGATATGGAGAAAATGCCACATAGTGCTGGAGAGCAGGTGCCGAGACGACAGAGCCTGAAACCCTGAATCCGAGCCCTCCTGTTGGCCCGCCACCACCTTTCCTGAGCGGGCTTCTACCTGCCCTAACTCCGAGCGTCAGCAGCTCTATTTTTGTCTTCAAATCAAGCATGCACTTCCACCGCTTTATCCGGGTCATCTGAATATGCTAAACTTGCAAGTGCTCCTATCAGCCCTCTCTCTCCAGTGATCTCGTAAACCTCGACTCCAGTTTTTTCAGCCACACTCTTCGCCTCCTCTATTGACACAACTCTCCTCTTCACCTGCAGAGCGTATTCTCTGAGCACTTCCGGAATCGTGATCCTCCTGTAGACCACCATGACTGTCTCATCGCTCAGAGTGTTCTCTTTCAGCCTTTTCCTGAACTCCGAAACGAGCTCCTCTGCCCTGTCTGTTGCAAACGTCACAGATATCGAGACGCAGTTGGTGGTTTTTTCTGGGGCTTTTGTGTAGAGCTGGACTATGCTGTGGGAAAGGTAGTGCCCCAGACCCTCCTTTTCAAGCTTGTAGGCAATTTCGTTGACGAGTGACCACGTCGCACCTCCATCCTTGCTGTCCGTATCGTCAACTCCTATGACGATCTTCTCATACCTTTTAAGCCTGATCCTCGCTCTCCCGAGCTCGCTACCGCCACCGAGGCTCAGCACCTCTATTCCGTCAACACCCTCCGCGAGTCCCCTGCAGACTGTTGCCGCTATCCCGCCTCCGGCAAGCCCCGCATATGTGACTTCTATCCCGTTCTTCAGAACCCGAACCTCCTCAATTCCTGCACCCGCAATTCCAGGGATAAGCTTCAGTTCCACCCTTCCCTGCCTGAGGACGAACACGTTTCTCGCTCCCTCTCTCCTCGCTGAAACGACCAGC
Coding sequences within it:
- a CDS encoding acetate--CoA ligase, with the protein product MMGIYPPKEFIQQANVRDPAIYSRASENWVEFWEDFARELEWFEPWEKFLDDSKAPYFRFFVGGKINACYNCVDRHADMRNKAALIWEGENGETRTLTYFQLYREVNAFSAALRELGVEKGSRVAIYMPNIPEAVVAMLACARIGATHVFIFEGFSARSAGFRLKDSRSEFLITADGYYRRGEVTNLKEKADQAIEQYGGIKSVVVVRRAGIDVEMVDGRDHWYHEITKKGYTEPEILDSNHPLFIMYTSGSTAEPKGVVHSTGGYLVHVYATSKLVLDLKPNDIIWTTASLGWITGHSYGVYGPLSVGATVLMYEGAPDYPDKCRTFEIIEKYGVSVFYTVPTLARMILTCKTDSYDLSTIRLIGTVGEPIEPETWTWLYREVGRERAPVVNTWWQTETGGHVISQLPALTPMKPASVGKALPGFEVAILDDGGKPVKPFEIGNLVIKRPFPGLMLEISGDPKSYVKFYWSKYGKRVYFTGDSAYMDEEGHIWIVGRVDDVLNISGHRVSLIEIEQVAMGVKEVREVSAIGIPDRVKGSVIALFVVSEEASEEVGRKITEKIERDIGKIAKPGLIVFVPELPKSSGKVVKRAIYDAVVGKKKPAFLSNPEVAEMLMKIKPSERGVVIL
- a CDS encoding 3-isopropylmalate dehydratase large subunit produces the protein MAKTIAEKIFSEKSGQDAYAGDIVIAKIDQIALQDGTAPLAIRQVKALGLEKDRIRGAKITHFFVDHAAPSPRKELSNDQKFIREFALEVGADFNKPGEGIIHQIMVERYVNPGDLVVGADSHTCTYGALGAFSTGMGSTDVAIAIALGKNWFRVPETFRIEVNGKLPRGVYAKDLMLTIIGELGVDGATYKALEFHGDTIDSMEMDGRLTMANMAIECGAKAGLFKSDEVTRRFLAERGREERFREIKPDDGAEYERELHFDAGDLEPVVAKPHNVDNVAPVSEVEGTPVDQVFVGTCTNGRLSDIEIVARILKGRRVAENVRLIVGPASREVYLKADELGYLKTIVEAGGLIIPPGCGPCVGIHMGILADGEVCISTQNRNFKGRMGNPEAEIYLSSPATAAASAIEGRISDPRKYL
- a CDS encoding OBG GTPase family GTP-binding protein, whose protein sequence is MDILQEIKRLEEEIRKTPYNKATEHHIGRLKAKLARLKGEAEKQRKKTGGEQFAIKKEGDATVVLVGYPSVGKSTILNALTGAKSEVGDYDFTTLKPVPGMLEYKGARIQIVDVPGLMEGASKGRGRGREILAAIRNADLIVIVVDVFTLHNVDVLKRELYEGGIRLDERPPEVIIKKRATGGLNVKSTVPLSLDEETIKGILREYKIHNGDVLIREDITIDRLIDAILGNRVYIPSITVVNKIDLYPDVEIPDKAIPISAEKGTNLDVLVEEIYRKLDFIRVFLKPPGGKVEEEPMILRRGARVEDVCRKLHRDMVENFKYAKVWGKSVKFDGQRVGIDHQLEDGDVLTIYAK
- the hsp14 gene encoding archaeal heat shock protein Hsp14, with the protein product MRVFDPFEELRRMQERMARLLDEFDRMSLTAGVELDMPVDVIEEEDRIRIVADLPGFDKSDINVYIEDGDLIIRAERKEEKEDRSRNYIRRERRYGEVYRRISLPAEVDEDKIKARYNNGVLEIEIPKTSKERKVIKIE
- the glmM gene encoding phosphoglucosamine mutase; this translates as MERSLFGTNGVRGIANEELTAELALDLGRTIASLRPGLIAVGMDARISSPMLKSAVLAGIMSSGSDAVDVGITPTPALQYYVKVSKANAGVIVTASHNPREYNGIKFVSHDGVEFSREEDAEAERTLLSKKFRRAGWNEVGRVFEDDANRVYVEGILEKVNADAISEKGFRVVVDCGNGAASFTSPEILKRLDCEMYTINCYPDGRFPARLSEPVEENVKELMDVVRAVKADIGVAHDGDADRATFVDEKGNFVSEDVMLALMAKHYMEKNGGGIVVTPVSTSKCVEDAVVEAGGEVIYTEVGSPVVAKVMKETKAVFGGEGNGGLIFPEHLLARDGGMSLAKVLELMAEENKPLSELAKDIPRYFTLKTKVECRDKKKLLEGLKAEFEDANFTDGARVDFEDGWLLIRPSGTEPIARIFAEARSEKRAKELLELGLEKVRKILGS
- a CDS encoding response regulator, encoding MSRYKILVVEDDPAVLDVVKLMLNGNNCQVLTARNGREAVDLYRFAKPDIVLMDIEMPVMDGIEATKEILRLDPNAKIIGVTAFSKTKGKDLIAAGALEMIEKPFTRRKLLAAIKKYLEC
- a CDS encoding metal-dependent hydrolase, whose amino-acid sequence is MKVTWLGHACFVLEGSKTVVIDPFLVGNPLAPVKPGDLKADVVLVTHGHGDHLGDAVEIARNNDCPVVAIHELSRILSSKGVEAVGMNIGGTAKVSGVSVTMVKAFHSADVEEDGGIISAGDPAGFVVEMDGVRVYHCGDTDVFMDMQLIGELYSPDVMLVPIGGWYTMGIREAVKAVELVKPKYVVPMHYNTFPVIETDPEEFKKAVEERVEGVEVKILRPGESLEVQ